The Candidatus Kryptonium sp. genome contains a region encoding:
- a CDS encoding mucoidy inhibitor MuiA family protein, which yields MTNLIVLLFFVFKALGSNEPIVKSEITSVVVYQGNALITRSAVVSVNRGENQIKIGVFTPNLINQSVQLEILKGDGVRVGDVKVVETYLKKPEAQRESELKAKIDSLNNLISLKQGELEVVLGKIEFLKKLTPNLQAQKITMSEIESYFKFYGRALNENVKDKLKVEQEIDKLKAEKKKYEDELNKVLSVKEKGKIVEVSLISDLNKEIEIGISYLVSGVNWFPGYEVRANSKTRKVEFNFFAFVKQLTGEDWMEVPAEISTAQVQIWGTPPEISPWFVDIYKPTPVPFMKQRVPMIQKEENIAGAQEIEPEFITPEVETGITSVNFKLQKISIPSDDQQHKIFLASFLQASPFAYYAVPKLSRYAYLKTSLKNDFSFPILPGEARIFVDGKYVSSSSIKRILSGETFDLSLGVDESVKLNRNLKKKFTEYTGVLGRSKKISYEYEIEIENGKTSDIDIEVKDNFPVSRNEKIKVVLESPTDREAEISSDGIIKWKIKLKPQEKKSLNVKFYVEHPMDIEVIGLE from the coding sequence AGTGTCAATCGTGGGGAAAATCAGATAAAAATTGGTGTTTTTACTCCAAATCTCATAAATCAGTCCGTTCAACTTGAAATTTTGAAGGGTGATGGAGTAAGAGTTGGGGATGTTAAGGTCGTTGAGACATATCTTAAAAAACCAGAAGCTCAAAGAGAAAGTGAATTGAAAGCGAAGATAGATAGTTTAAATAATTTAATAAGTTTGAAGCAAGGAGAACTTGAAGTTGTTCTTGGGAAAATTGAGTTTTTGAAAAAGTTAACTCCAAACTTGCAAGCTCAAAAGATCACGATGAGTGAAATTGAAAGTTATTTTAAGTTTTACGGCAGGGCATTAAATGAAAATGTAAAAGACAAGTTAAAAGTTGAACAAGAAATTGACAAACTAAAAGCGGAAAAGAAGAAGTATGAAGATGAGTTAAACAAAGTTTTGTCAGTTAAAGAAAAAGGCAAAATTGTTGAAGTAAGTTTGATATCAGATTTAAATAAAGAGATTGAAATTGGGATTTCGTATCTTGTATCTGGAGTGAATTGGTTTCCCGGATATGAAGTGAGGGCAAATTCAAAAACAAGAAAAGTTGAATTTAACTTCTTCGCATTTGTAAAGCAGTTAACTGGTGAGGATTGGATGGAAGTGCCAGCTGAGATTTCAACGGCTCAAGTTCAAATATGGGGAACACCACCTGAAATTTCACCATGGTTCGTTGATATCTATAAACCTACTCCAGTGCCTTTTATGAAACAGAGAGTTCCTATGATTCAGAAAGAAGAAAATATCGCAGGAGCTCAGGAAATTGAACCGGAATTTATAACACCTGAGGTTGAAACTGGTATAACATCTGTTAATTTTAAGCTGCAAAAAATCAGCATTCCATCTGATGATCAACAACATAAAATTTTTCTTGCGTCGTTTTTGCAGGCATCACCTTTTGCTTATTATGCTGTTCCGAAATTATCACGATATGCATATCTTAAAACAAGTTTAAAAAATGATTTTAGCTTTCCAATTTTACCTGGCGAAGCTAGAATTTTTGTTGATGGTAAGTATGTTTCAAGTTCTTCAATCAAGAGAATTTTATCCGGCGAGACATTTGATTTGTCTCTTGGTGTTGATGAAAGTGTAAAATTGAACAGAAACTTGAAAAAGAAGTTTACGGAGTATACTGGGGTTCTTGGCAGGAGCAAGAAGATTTCTTATGAATACGAGATTGAAATTGAAAACGGGAAAACAAGTGATATAGATATTGAGGTCAAGGATAATTTCCCTGTTTCAAGAAATGAGAAAATCAAGGTCGTGCTTGAATCGCCGACGGATAGAGAAGCGGAAATAAGTAGCGATGGAATTATAAAGTGGAAAATTAAATTGAAACCACAGGAGAAGAAATCTTTAAATGTTAAGTTCTATGTTGAGCATCCAATGGATATTGAGGTAATCGGGCTGGAATAA
- a CDS encoding oligopeptide transporter, OPT family, with protein MAEVKSGLKYKPLVPPEQTMKEFTVRALILGLIMSVVLGAANAYLGLKAGMTIAATYPAAVISMAFLRLFRGTILEENFARTVGSIGEAVAAGAIFTIPAFLIAGVWTNFDEPQRYWESAFIMFIGGVIGILFVALLRRVLVEDPELPFPESVAASEIHKAGQAGGGEARYLFGAMVIGAVIQTLGKFNFFATSWEKFTMFVKTGVKLLSGRGQEITSISAGGGTLLTAPAVSPAYIGVGFIIGPRLASLNFSGGLLAWGLFVPLLMYFLGPQLEPLVMQETQPTSWTELAYAIWKFIVRPIAIGGMLLSAIYTLYRMRTSLAAGLRRSISDLRKATAGEATSVSRVDQDLSLKWVLGLLLVFSVLTFALYYYFSGLFNASITATIVMIIAGFFFAAVSGYLVGIIGASNNPVSGLTLSTLIVAALLMVVLGVKGLPGVAAVLGVAAVICVAAAVAGEMFQDLKVGHILGGTPWKMQVGDIIGVFVAAFVLYFPLLILHQGDIKAGGTGFGGKALPAPQASLMAMLSKGIVGGEMAWPLIIVGILMAFGLILLQVRSPMLVFVGMYLPFETTSAIFVGGLIRGIADLIAKKRGFTEEQMLKLENNGTLLASGLIAGEALMGLVFAGLAFYEIKITPITPTPSYLVSLIVIALIALLLITTPIRYALRTQEKKS; from the coding sequence ATGGCAGAAGTCAAAAGTGGATTAAAGTACAAACCACTTGTCCCGCCTGAACAAACGATGAAGGAATTTACGGTTCGTGCGCTTATTCTTGGTTTGATTATGTCAGTTGTCCTTGGAGCTGCGAACGCATATCTTGGTTTAAAGGCAGGTATGACGATTGCTGCTACATATCCTGCTGCGGTTATTAGTATGGCATTTTTGAGGTTGTTTAGGGGGACGATTTTAGAAGAAAATTTTGCTAGAACGGTTGGTTCAATCGGTGAAGCAGTTGCTGCAGGTGCGATTTTCACAATACCTGCTTTTTTGATTGCAGGTGTGTGGACAAACTTTGACGAGCCTCAAAGATATTGGGAATCTGCTTTTATCATGTTTATTGGAGGTGTTATCGGAATATTGTTTGTAGCTTTGTTGAGGAGGGTTTTAGTTGAAGATCCTGAATTACCGTTTCCTGAATCGGTTGCTGCATCTGAAATCCATAAGGCAGGACAAGCAGGTGGAGGTGAAGCTAGATATCTTTTTGGTGCGATGGTAATCGGTGCAGTTATTCAAACACTTGGCAAGTTTAATTTCTTTGCGACAAGTTGGGAGAAATTCACAATGTTTGTAAAGACGGGAGTTAAATTATTAAGCGGAAGAGGGCAAGAAATAACAAGTATTTCAGCTGGTGGAGGTACTCTTTTAACAGCTCCTGCTGTGAGCCCGGCTTACATTGGTGTTGGATTTATCATTGGACCACGGCTTGCTTCATTAAACTTTAGCGGTGGCTTGCTCGCTTGGGGACTTTTCGTTCCTCTGCTTATGTATTTCTTAGGGCCACAGCTTGAACCACTTGTGATGCAAGAAACACAGCCAACTTCTTGGACAGAGCTTGCTTATGCCATATGGAAATTTATAGTTCGTCCGATTGCTATTGGTGGAATGCTTTTGAGCGCAATTTATACGCTTTATAGAATGAGAACAAGTCTTGCTGCTGGATTGAGGCGTTCAATTTCAGATTTAAGGAAAGCAACCGCCGGCGAAGCGACATCGGTTAGTAGGGTTGATCAAGATCTGAGTTTGAAATGGGTTCTTGGACTTTTGTTGGTTTTCTCAGTGTTAACATTTGCACTTTATTATTACTTTAGTGGGTTGTTTAATGCTTCTATTACAGCAACTATTGTCATGATAATTGCAGGGTTTTTCTTTGCAGCGGTTTCGGGATATCTTGTTGGAATAATTGGCGCAAGCAATAATCCTGTAAGTGGTCTTACGCTTTCAACTTTAATAGTCGCTGCGCTTTTGATGGTTGTCCTTGGTGTTAAGGGATTGCCTGGAGTTGCAGCGGTTTTAGGTGTTGCAGCTGTTATATGTGTTGCAGCTGCTGTTGCTGGTGAAATGTTCCAAGATTTGAAAGTCGGGCATATTCTCGGTGGAACACCTTGGAAAATGCAAGTTGGAGATATAATAGGTGTTTTTGTTGCTGCGTTTGTTTTATATTTCCCATTGCTTATACTTCATCAAGGTGATATAAAAGCTGGTGGAACCGGATTTGGAGGAAAGGCGCTTCCAGCTCCACAGGCAAGTTTAATGGCGATGCTCTCAAAGGGAATCGTTGGTGGTGAAATGGCTTGGCCTTTGATAATTGTCGGAATCCTTATGGCATTTGGACTCATACTTTTGCAGGTTAGAAGTCCAATGCTTGTTTTCGTTGGAATGTATTTACCATTTGAAACGACATCGGCAATTTTTGTCGGTGGATTGATAAGAGGAATAGCAGATTTAATTGCTAAAAAGCGTGGTTTTACAGAAGAGCAAATGTTGAAACTTGAAAACAATGGAACACTTCTTGCTTCAGGTTTGATTGCAGGTGAAGCTCTTATGGGCTTGGTATTTGCAGGACTTGCTTTCTATGAAATAAAGATAACACCCATTACACCGACACCTTCCTATCTTGTTAGTTTGATCGTGATCGCTTTGATAGCTTTGCTTTTGATTACTACACCAATAAGATATGCATTGCGAACGCAGGAGAAGAAATCTTAA
- the ndhC gene encoding NADH-quinone oxidoreductase subunit A, which produces MLSEYLPIFILMLFALAFASFMVLSNRLLGPKRPNPEKLSTYESGMEPIRSARDRFSVKFYLIAMLFIIFDIEIVFLYPWAVTFNKLGVLGYIEMFLFILVLLIGYIYIIKKGALRWE; this is translated from the coding sequence ATGTTAAGTGAATACTTACCGATCTTCATACTGATGCTCTTCGCATTAGCATTTGCCTCCTTTATGGTTTTATCAAATCGCCTTCTCGGTCCCAAAAGACCCAACCCTGAAAAGCTTTCAACCTACGAAAGCGGTATGGAACCAATACGAAGCGCAAGGGACAGATTTTCTGTTAAGTTTTATCTTATTGCGATGCTTTTTATAATTTTTGATATTGAAATCGTTTTCCTCTATCCATGGGCTGTAACTTTTAACAAGCTTGGTGTGTTAGGTTATATAGAGATGTTCCTTTTCATCCTCGTTCTTTTAATTGGATACATTTACATAATAAAGAAAGGAGCATTACGATGGGAATAA
- a CDS encoding NADH-quinone oxidoreductase subunit B produces MGINTFKLEEQGFFTTKLSEFIRWAQRNSLWPMPLGISCCAIEMMAFAAPKFDVARFGSEFLRFSPRQSDLLIVAGTVTYKMARVVRKIYDQMPDPKWVIAMGVCTSTGGMYRSYAVVQGIDQFLPVDVYVSGCPPRPENLINGLLKIQELIKNGIPPKRDPIYI; encoded by the coding sequence ATGGGAATAAATACTTTTAAATTGGAAGAGCAGGGATTTTTCACGACGAAGTTAAGCGAATTCATCAGGTGGGCTCAAAGGAACTCACTTTGGCCAATGCCTCTTGGGATTTCCTGCTGTGCCATTGAAATGATGGCTTTCGCTGCACCAAAATTTGATGTCGCAAGATTCGGCTCTGAATTTTTAAGATTTTCACCGCGTCAATCCGATCTTCTTATTGTTGCTGGAACAGTAACATACAAGATGGCTCGCGTTGTGAGAAAAATTTATGATCAAATGCCTGATCCGAAATGGGTTATAGCAATGGGTGTCTGCACCTCAACTGGCGGAATGTATAGATCATATGCGGTCGTTCAAGGGATTGATCAATTTTTGCCAGTTGATGTTTATGTTTCTGGTTGCCCACCAAGACCAGAGAATTTGATCAATGGGTTGCTCAAAATCCAAGAACTTATAAAAAATGGAATCCCACCTAAAAGAGACCCAATATACATCTAA
- a CDS encoding NADH-quinone oxidoreductase subunit C yields MKDKILEKLSNLFKEDIVEFLEFRGELTIVVKREKIVEVCKFLKEDPDLSFDYLVDICGVDYYREKNRFAVVYNLWSLKNKFRLRLKVYVDEPDLVVPSVTSVWSAANWHERETFDMFGIKFSGHPDLRRIYMPEDFEYYPLRKDFPLQGIPGSIPLPGREKVKIQQG; encoded by the coding sequence ATGAAAGATAAAATACTTGAAAAGTTAAGCAACCTTTTTAAGGAAGACATAGTTGAATTCTTGGAATTTCGTGGTGAACTTACCATTGTTGTCAAAAGGGAAAAAATTGTTGAAGTTTGCAAGTTTTTAAAGGAAGATCCCGACCTTTCTTTTGATTATCTTGTGGATATTTGCGGTGTTGATTATTATCGTGAAAAAAACAGATTCGCTGTGGTTTACAATTTGTGGTCGCTAAAAAATAAGTTCAGACTGAGATTAAAAGTTTATGTTGATGAGCCGGATCTTGTTGTCCCGTCGGTTACTTCTGTATGGTCAGCTGCGAATTGGCATGAGCGCGAGACATTTGATATGTTTGGTATTAAGTTTTCGGGGCATCCAGATTTGAGAAGAATTTATATGCCTGAAGATTTTGAGTATTATCCATTGAGAAAAGATTTTCCATTGCAGGGAATTCCAGGATCAATCCCCTTGCCTGGGCGAGAAAAAGTAAAAATTCAACAAGGTTGA
- the nuoE gene encoding NADH-quinone oxidoreductase subunit NuoE — MFTEENLKKVEEIKKRYPTPQAALLPVLWIAQEQYGWISEDVMRYVAELLGIPYSHVYGVVTFYTMYNKKPVGKYHIQVCTNVSCMLNGAYENLEYLQKKLKIKVGQTTPDMKFTLSEVECLGSCGTAPVVQINDDYYENIDREKLENLIEELSRDEK, encoded by the coding sequence ATGTTCACTGAAGAAAACTTGAAAAAAGTTGAAGAGATTAAAAAAAGATATCCAACACCACAAGCAGCACTTTTACCTGTTTTGTGGATCGCACAAGAACAATATGGCTGGATTTCCGAAGATGTAATGCGATATGTTGCTGAACTACTTGGCATTCCATATAGTCATGTCTATGGGGTTGTCACATTTTATACAATGTATAACAAAAAACCAGTTGGAAAATATCATATTCAGGTTTGCACTAATGTGAGCTGTATGTTGAATGGTGCTTATGAAAACCTTGAGTATCTTCAAAAGAAACTTAAAATTAAAGTTGGGCAAACCACACCTGATATGAAGTTTACACTTTCGGAAGTTGAATGTCTTGGTTCGTGTGGAACTGCGCCAGTTGTGCAAATAAATGATGATTATTACGAGAACATTGACAGGGAAAAACTTGAGAATTTAATTGAAGAACTAAGTAGGGATGAAAAATGA